The Fulvia fulva chromosome 1, complete sequence region AAGAAGAGTCGTCCGCTGACACGAGATCCCGAGGTCCTTGTCCGAAGACCTTGCCAAGGTTGGCACTTCAAGGTTGTGTGAAGAATCTTGGAACGCTTCCTCCTGTACATGTGCCTTCTACGAATTGGCCTGACATTGATGATCATACATACCACAATCGCATCACACAACATCAACGTCAGGCTCATCGAGGGCGAAATAGTTCCAAAGATTGCTACCAGTCACAGGCATCGGCAAGAACGGCAGCCAGCTTTTCTAGCTTTGCTCTATCTTCCTCATCAAATCCGCTCTCAATCGCACAATCGATATCAATGATGGCCACTACCTGTAGGTCCGTCGTCAGACGGAGCTTTGATGAGCAGATGAGACACTTGCCTTGTCCTTCACCACTATGGGTACCACAATCTCACTTTTCGAGTCTCCGTCACACGCAATATGGCCAGGAAATTTCTCGACATCGGGTACGAGCTGCGTTGTACGACTCGCTGCCGCAGCACCACACACCCCCTTTCCGAATTGGATGGTCTGACATGCGACCTGGCAGCAGCATGAGTTATGTGTCAATACGATTTCTGTATAATACGTCGTACCTTGCCTTGAAAAGGCCCAAGGATGAGTTGCTGATCAGTTGCACGATCTGCAACGTAAAATCCAGCCCAGTTCACTTTGTTGCTAGGGGATGGCAGGGCATGATAGCAATGCCACAGAAGGGAAGCGGCATTTGCTGTGTTGCTAATAGCACATTCAGCTCGTGATCATTGGAGATAGCATTTAGATGCAACCAACCAAACCTGCGCTCGTTAGCAATGCAACATCGCAGTATGTAGAACACCTAATGCTGACCCAATTGCGCTGACAGTCAAAAAGAGCTTCTGCTTGCTCAATGATCTGGTCGTAGGCAGCTGTCTTGCTCACGCCTGCTTCAAAATTCGAAGAGTCCGCGTGCACCTTCACAAAGCATCAGAGACGGCCTGCTGCGCTGTGGGAAAAGAGCATGATCACCATGTTGCGCGAGTCGGATCAAGATCAACATGAAATTGTAGCTGCGTGGGAAGGAAACACGGCACGCCATTGCCAACTCGGTTCCGGAACATGACGTGGGCTGGTATTTTGTAAGCAGCAAATCCACATCACCTGCTGTGGAGATAGACAACAGAGTGTCTTTGCGTCGGCGAGAAGTACTGCCGGCTGCTCTGCTTGCGAGGCCTCGCTGCCTCACATCTCGACTCTCGAGGCGCGAGGTGATAATAGAGCTCGGCTCCGCCTGCAATTGCAAAGAACCTATAATCTATCGAGACACTCTCCCCTCGACCACACTTGTTCATTTTCGGGAATCTCAACCGCAACGTTCCAAATCACGCTTCTATACTAATTCATAGTCAGACGTTTCGACGTGAAGCGCATACAACTTGCTGCAACACGACAACATGACACTCAAACCGTGCTGCGGGACTGGATCGTCACACACCGGCACGCCTAAGGGAAGATTTGAGAAGAAGCATAGGTTGGACTGCTACGTCGCAGAATCCAATGGTGCTCCGAAAGGTATAATCGTCATCATTCCAGACGCATTTGGCATTGGTCTACTTAACAACCAAATCCTCGCCGACGATTATGCTAGGCATAGATCCACAGTCTACTTGCCTGAATTCATAGGCGGTACGTTGAGTGACTGCTAGctgtcgcgatccgagcgtgcacatgggcaacatcccatcatcaaaacttgaggccacgtacgctaagaatcaggtgactgattagtcacctgcagcctcttcaagagcaacacttgtccattctagatagacacatgcaatacacaacctgcttttgaaacaccctatatgaGCCCGTACAATAACTTCCCACACTTCTAACGTGATACTAGCTAATAGACGTACTGCTACGACACTAGGCGCCGGAGTCCCCGCCGGAGTCTTCGACTCTATAAGGTTCGTAACCACTTCTACCGGCCTCTAGAACCAGGTGGCCAAAATAAGCCATGTTGCGTATATGGCCCGCCACCTTCTACCTTTCTTACACTTTACAAGAAGGGCAGTCTGCTAGCCGAGGATCTTTAATTTCCTTAAAGCTATAAAGAATGATGAAGCAAAGGATCTGCCGGTCGGTACTACTGGCTGCTACTAGGGAGGGCAGCATGTCACTACGCTTTGTCGTGACCAGATCAAGGCTAATGATGGCGAGAGGCTCACTGTCTATAGCTTCGTTACTCACCCTTCGTTCCTGACATTCCCTACCGATATTGAAGCGACTGTGCTGCCGAATTCCTATACTACCGCCGAGATCGATCAACAGATGTCGCCGGAGCATGCCCAGAAGAGAAAAGATATCCTACAGGCGAAGACGGCGAAGACCAAGATATGTCTACCCTCGAGCCGCATGACTCTCCTCGCGCTGGTATTCGGAGGCAATGTATATGTAGATCTGCGCTGACGCGGAGCAGGACCAAAGCATCGAGCATGAAGTTATCATGTATGAAAAGTAAGTGATCTGCCCCGGGACGGCCTTGACAGGTGTGCTAATCCAGATCAGAGTCCATCACGGTTTTGCTGTGCGCGCAGATGAGAATGACAAGCTGGAAGCCGAGGCCGGGAAGGAGGCGGAAGGACAGGCGGTCCGATGGTTCGAGAGATGGTTCACCAATCCACCTCCATCCTGACGAAGGACAATAGACCACACGACAGTGAGTAAACACAGACTTTCATGAGGTCACCTTCTCCTGGATATAAGAAGATCGCAGATCCGTCATCAGGGTAGCATAGTCATCGGGTGTCGCAGTCTCCTCGGAGATCTCTGGCGCCACATACTTGAGCTTTTCGAGCATGAAGTTGGTATCACCCTGCAGCTCAGATGGTTTCCGCACGACCGTGATCCATCGCCAGTCGTTATCAACCTGCCAGTCAGCGCCCTTCGTAAGTCGATAGATAGACACTGCCATCGCGCCCTGTGAGGAAGCTCGATCGTTTTGGAAAGGTACATATCGGATCCAGAATGTGACCCTGCGAAGGACGCCCAGGTGATCAGCATTTAGTCTCAGCCATCGTTTGGCCTCATCTGCCTGGGGACTCTCGGTATGGAGGATGAAGTCGTTGCAGCTGTAATAGGCAGGAAGGCTCTCCGCTCGGACCTGATGGCTGACCAAAGCCAGAGGTGGCGGTATGGCATGCTCGTAGCAGTCTCGTTGATACGGATCGAGACGAAACGTCACGACTGTCTTGTCTGATGCCACGGCGTATTCGTAGATCAGGCTTCGGATCTCCGCTGGCAGTCTTAACAACCGCGAAGTCATGATGTGACTCGTGAGTGCTTTGTGAGAGCGTTTCGCGCTGATCGAGTGAGGTCGAGCGCACGATGGCGTAGCAGACCTTTGTTCCAAGTACTTTCCTTGCATACACATGTGGTTCGATTCTGTGGCCGTCAGAGCTCCGATCCCGGACCTGCCAAGAGTGGTGAAGCTGGAAAGTCAATGGAAGCAGGAGAGCAGGAGAAGGAAAGATGGACGGGAGGCAGACATGCACACGTATAGCCGTGTACAGGCCGAGAATGCGATGTGACCAAGAACACACGCGATCACGATCCTGAAGTGAGTGCACAAGATGAAAATGACGTTTACAAAGATGAGCTGCATGTCAACGTGCTGGGGGTGAAGAGCGACGGACTCGTGCTTGCCCGCGCTCCGATGTTCGAGCTCTTTTGCAGGCGCAGTTCACAGACGCAGACATGCTCCTCTGGCCAACACGCCTTCGATGTGACAGCGCATCATGAAGGCGACAGATATCGCCGCCTTCGCGGGAAGCCAACTGTCGTTGCTCGACAAAGAGCTTCAAGCGGAGCTCGAAGAGACACAGCTATTGACGTCTAAAAACGCACCCATCACGCTACAACGCGCCGGGCTCGCGTTGCTCAACCTCGCGCTGTCGTCGCAGAGAACTGGCTTCGGAGGCAGGACGCTGCTCGAACTCAGTCTTGATCCAGCAGTCTCGAGTTCCGGCGAGCTGCCTGAACATGGCCTGCGCGTGGGTGACATCTGCGCTGTGGCCGAACAGCCAAAAGGCGCAGAGCGTCGAAAAGAGCGAGAAGGCATGGAGAAGCGAGGCGCTGAAGGCGTCGTCACTCGAACACACAAGTCTGCAATCACAATTGCACTTGACAAGGAAGACGTAGACGTGCCGACGGGCAAGTTGTGGCTGTACGTGCACGATGCAACCCGGTAAGTCAGGCCCATAAGCTGATCTGGGGACAATGTAGTGTCAAACTGGCAAACGATGTCACCCATCGACGCCTCGCCCAGACTATGCAGAGATTGCAAAGGATGCAGCCATCGGAACACAGCACACTCACGCAGGTCCTCTTCGGCCAGACGTCCATCTCGCCAGTATCCCACTCCGAGCTCGAGAAGGAGGTGCAGTGGGTTGACGCTGCGCTGAACGACAGCCAGAAGGATGCTATTCGCTTCGCGCTCGCTGCACCCGAGGTCGCTCTTATACATGGTCCGCCGGGCACCGGGAAGACGCACACACTCATAGAGCTAATCCTGCAACTCTTGAAACGCAAACTACGCCTGTTGGTCTGTGGCCCGAGCAACATCAGTGTGGACAACATTGTTGAAAGACTTGGCCCCCACAAAGTGCCCATGATTCGCCTGGGCCATCCGGCTCGGTTGCTTCCCGCCGTCATGTCACACAGCATGGAGGTTCTTTCGCGAACTAGCGATGCTGCGGCCATTGTCACAGATATTCGATCCGAGATGGACGCCAAACAGGcatcgataaggaagacgCGCAATGGTCGGGAAAGAAAAGCCATCTACGGAGAGCTCAAAGAGCTGAGGAAGGAGTATCGGCAGCGCGAAGGACGTGTCGTGAGCGATCTCCTTCGCCGTAGCAACGTCGTTCTGTCTACCCTGCACGGTGCTGGCAGCTATCAGCTGAAAGACCAAAAGTTTGATGTGGTCATTGTGGACGAGGCCAGTCAAGCGCTCGAGGCTCAATGCTGGATTCCAGTGGTACACAGCGGAACATCGAAGCTCGTGCTAGCTGGTGACCATCTGCAGCTTCCGGTAAGTGTATCATGGGAGTCTAGACCTGCTCTACAGCTTGCTGACCGTGTCGCCATCTGTTACAGCCCACCATCAAATCCCAGAACATCAAAGCTGACAAAAAGCCGCTCAAGTCTGCGACTGCCGCAGATGTTGCGAAGCTGACACTGAATGACCGCAAGGCAACTCCAGGCGACTCGAAGCGGACCAAAGAAGATCCAGTCAATCTTGAAACAACGCTCTTCGACCGATTGTTGTCTCTGCACGGTGAGAAGATCAAGCGCATGCTGACGACGCAATACCGCATGCATGAGAAGATCATGCAATACCCGTCGGAGGCGCTTTACGACAGCAAACTCCTGGCCGCAGATGCAGTCAAGGCGAGACTGCTGAGAGACTTGCCTTACGAAGTTCAGTCTACGGATGTCACGTCTGAACCTTTGGTGTTCTGGGACACGCAAGGCGGGGACTTCCCCGAGAAAATCGAAGATGACGAGGGCGGCAGCAAGGGCAAGTCCAGTCTGCTTGCAGAGAGTAAGGTCAATGAGCTCGAGGCACTCATTGTGCAGCGACAAGTCTCCAGCCTTGTCAATGCAGGTGTCAAAGCAGATGATATTGCAATCGTGACCCCTTACAACGGCCAGCTAGCCTTGCTCTCCCAGATGCTGAAAAAACGCTTCGCCGGCATCGAATTGGGCAGTGTCGATGGCTTCCAAGGTCGCGAGAAGGAGGCCATCATTGTGAGTCTGGTTCGAAGCAACCCAGAGCACGGTACGTTTTCGAAGGGTACCAGGCATCGAGCAGTGTCTGAGACTATGGTGTACATGGAGCGCATCGTGAGCGCATATCTCACGCGGTGCACCGCACCATAGTCTAAGACACCTGCCACGTGGTTCTCGGGTATAGCTAACACTCTTCTGTTTGTAGAGGTCGGCTTTCTAGGCGAGAAGAGAAGGTTGAACGGTGAGTCTGACCTGCCGCTGGCTTTGCTGCTACACGCCGTGGCCTACTCGTTGAGCTGACCTGACGTTTTGACAGTCGCAATGACGCGACCTAAGCGCCATCTCTGTATTGTTGGCGATTCTGAGACTATCAGCAAGTAAGTCTACACACCTACTAACCTATCCTTGACTGCCGTTTGTCGTCGTACAAGTACACGCCTATTGTATGCGTTGGTGTACACAGCCGCATCCGGCAGTACGACGCAGGTACGAGCTCGCGAGATGAGGTGTGCAACCCTGCTAACCTTTTTCTCGGTACAGAGGATCAAAGTTCTTGCAAGCTTGGATGGCATTCCTCGAAGAAAATGCAGACTTGAGATACCCAGACTTGTCTGAGCTGTCGCAAGGCGATGAATGAGGATGGTGAGCATGACAGGCGGTGTGGTCACCGATAATATTCGAAGTGCATTGCGATTCGAGCACGAATCATGCGGATGCTGGGTTTCGAAGTGAAGTCCAGCAAGCTGAGAAGAGGTGCAAGAAAGGGTGTCGTCGACTGTGCCACGCCATGGCCAGAATGGAAAGCCGAGCCGGCTAGAACCAGCGAATCATGTGGCTATTCCCGGCGACCGCGTGTCAAGCGTGAGGCTTGCCGACCTATAATGGCAACGGTTTTGCCTCATCGGGGGGTTGTGCCTGTTGTCTCGACATGTATGTATTCAAACCAGGTGATGTGCCGTGATGTACTCTTGTATGCGTGATGTCCATCATGTCCGCGGCCAGGTGGGTTGCGCAACATGCCCACCTGCAGTCTGTCAGCGACGCGGCGAGCACGAATCAGGTCGCGCGGAGCACGTGCGCAATCACAGCAAGAGCAATAGCCTGCGAAGTGGAGCAAGCGAACGTGGTTTAGACTCAGGCGAAACGCGCCCTTGCTGTCAGCTGTTTGCCCGCCGATGGACTAACGGGGCTACGGTACTGATCATCAATGCGGCACGCCGAAGTCTATCGTGGGCTGATCCTATCGTCGTGCTGCAGCTCCATGTACTGTAGTCTGTGCGGGAGCTTGTTGAGCATTCAGGGCCATTCAGGCACAGCGGCCGTTTCGAAGCGTTGTCCGCAGGCGCAGGCTACAGCCTACTACAGTACATGTGCAGGCTGCGGCGTGCCCCCTAGCCTTAGCCCCATATCGTTGCAATGCAAGGACGAACTGCAGTCCCGTGCTGAAGCCTGAAGCAGATGGCCTGCTCCGGACTGGACTCCCATGATCATACCCGGGCTATGTACACACCGCTCCGGCTCCTTCGTGTCTCACATCCTCCTGCGCTGTGCTGCCGCTTCCTCACCTCACTCCTCATCCACCCTCTACACCCGCATCCGTGGAGATCTTGATGCCTGACCTGTGCCTCCCCAGTCGGCATCAATCCCCTCTCCGCACAGCTTGATCTTCGCGAGCTAATAACAGCCTCGAGCCACCCTCTGCACACACAGACACACGTCCCTCGCTTACTCGAGGCCTGCACGGCTTGGTAGCGGAGGTCGTGGTCGTCGGCCACCTGTTTCCACACGTCGCCGTGGCCGTGGCGTGGCGTGACAGACTGATCTACTACTTACTTGACCACCGAGTCGCCATTCGCTTGCAGCTGCACCCAGCCCACCACTGTCTTTACCGGACAATCATCAATCGTTCACACTCTGAGTTTGCACCTACTCCGGCCTTGCACTTGATCGCGACATTTGGCCTGCATGCATGTGCCCTTGCTGACCGATGGATCATTACAAGGACAGTGGCTATAGTGGTACCCGCATCTCCTCGACCAAGCCCTTTGAAGGTGGACCGAGCCTCGATGGTATTGCAGTGCAGTCGCCGTCACGCTTACGGAAGCACAAGTCGAATGCTGGCATGCGTAGCGTAAGCCATGGGCAGGTATTCAGCACTGGGGACGTGAGGAGCGATGGAGCAACCGCTGGCGGTTTTGGAGACGGAGCGAAGGCACGGAAGGGATCCATTCGAAATGCAGTCCGAAAGATGTTTGGCAGGAGGAGAGACGTTGTATCGCAAGGCCCAGAGACTACTTCGTTTGGCCCAGCTTCTAGACACACCTACCACAGGAGCGAACCCACTGCCCTCGTGTCGCCCGCCGAGGTGCCAGAGCCCTTCGTACAGGACAATGACTTGATGGAGCGCACCCTGGCAGCTCCGTATCAAGCAGTGCCGTCTCCGTCCTTCCACCAACCGACAGCCTCCCCATATGCTCTCCAGTTTCCCAACAGCGTGAGGCTGAAGCCAATGGATCTGGGCAACCCCTTCATGGGGCCTCCCGGCCAGCCTCGAAGACGGAAAACGCTACCGAGCATCATACTGGCCGAGCGAGATGCGAAAGCATTGGCGGAGGCCGTCCCAGAAATGGTAGCCGACACGCCCAACGGCGCGAAGTTTGAGCATACTCGAGTTATGCCAGTACCCAAGCACACTCTGAGCCAGATCAAGAAGGCTCGGAGGAAGTCGAGAAGCGCCGACGATCTGCAAAGTGCGTCGAATGCGAAAGAGAATGCAGTCAGAAAGAGAAGCGAAGAGATCAAATACTGGCGAGAAAGCTTTCAGCCAGACGTGCTACGCGCAAGTGGCTTCACGACGCACCGGCAGCCTGTGGATCGAGATGAGCAAGATCTTGTAAGACAAGCGACAGATGAGCACCAGGACGACAGGACAACCATGCCGCAGGTCACAGATTTCAGTAGTGCTGCAGCTTCGAGGCCCGGCACAATGAGAAGCAGTCCGCCTTCTCGCGGTGGCCACGGCATAAGCGCAAGCGAAGGCGACATACGGCCTTCTTCAGGTTTTGGCACCGATATGAGCAAAGACCTCGAGGACCGTGTAGCGAAGCTGGAAGCTGGCTTGCACAACTTCCAGCGCTCGCTCCAGCGTCTGGCCGCCGAGCGGAACAGAAGGACCATCATCATGGGCGAGCTCGCGCCGCAACGATCTTCCAATGACATGCGCAGCCCAAGCATGCTAGCCGAGACTCTTGCAGATGACCTAGAGCCGTCTGCGTATGAGTACCAGTATGGTCACACATTACGGCCATCGACCTCGCCGCAGCCGCCGCTACCACCGGAAGTGCAGGGCTCTGTGGAGGATCCATTTGGTCCTGAGCTCCCCACGACTGGCGCGGCGCCGTCCACGGCTGCCAATTCAATGCCAGCTCGCATGTCTGAACGTCTCGCAGCAGACCGTCCGACAGAATCATTTCGCATGCCTTCTCCACTCAATTCTCATCCACCTACGCAGGAACCGCCCATGCCTATGCGAATGCCCGCTCCAGCACCCCCTCCAGCGCCGGCACCAGCCCCAAGCTCGGGCAGCATTCGCACGACAACCACTCAGCCATACACTTTCAACTCCCTCTATCAAATGCTCGCAGACGAACGTTCAGCCCGGCGGAAACTTGAGAACCAGCTCAAGAGCCTCCGTAACGAAATTAGCGACCTCCATACGCAGGTCAACTCCTCCAATATCCAAAGTACTCGGAGCAGTTACATGCTCGCCGGCTCCTCCAGCCGCCTGCAAGACATGCTTCGAGAAACGGAGTCGAGCACCAGTCCACCCAGCGGAGGCTCTGTCAGATCAGCGCAGCGGCATTCTGGCCTCTCTGCTGTGGGAAGCGCAGCACCTGTTGTGAGCAGGTTCAGCGGATCGGAGAGTGAAGCAGGCGCGATTGAGGAGCATTATGACGAGCTTCCTACACCACAGGACGCATATCGAACGCCGCGAGAGGAGCGATCGAATTTCAGTCTGAGGGCCAACGTGGAGTCTCTTAATAAGAATGGGGACATGTTTTGATGCGCGTATGAACGTGAATGATTTCATGGGCACGGTGAGACTTTTCGATGGTGCACGGCGTGCATGCATATGTTGTTGCATTTTCCTGTTCGTGCTCTGGAAGGGTCTTTTATTCTGTACGGTATGTCGATACCCAAGTTCTTGTATCTAATTTTGACGCCCTTCTGGGCTTGGTGCCGGACCGCTTGTAGCGAGTAATGCCATTTCTTGCCTCCGGTATCATGTACGCCTTGCATAGGGCCCGTGGTAGAGGTAGCGAGGTACGAAGTCTCATCCACCTTGAGCATCCCGTCGCTCTGCATCGCCGACAGCACGCGCCTTGCTAGCCTGCCTCCTGGCTGCTCTACGGATGTTGTATTCAGGTCCCCATAGGAGGATCTGCTATGTTGTCAGCGATCCTATGCCCCAATTCTTGACAATCGATGGGACAACTTACATGACCATCTCTCTGGAATACTGCCGACTGCAGCGCAGCCATGATGGCCGACCATCTCTTGTCAGCCTGGGCTCCTTCGTATCCTTCACTGAGGTAGAAAGCCCTGTCAAGGCTGAAGTCTTCCAGAGCAGCCTCGATACTGTCGATTCCGACCGTTTTGTGCAAAACAATTGCCAAGCACTCTGTTATATCGAGGCCGAAAGTGGACACTGGATCTACACGTGAATGCTCGTTAGCCACGATCATTGAACCAGGCAGGGGTCGTCCATGGTAGGATCTCAGTGGCTTGACTCTCAGGGTAATCACCTTCGTTCCAGACCAGGCTCCGTATTACATGGCCATGCGCACGGAATGTGTCGTGATCAACCAATAGCTGCACTTCTTCCGTCCTCCAAATCCCAGAGACTACCGGGACCAGCCTGGCGAGAGCGTTGCGAAGATTGTAGAGCTCAATGTTGCGGCAAATGAAGTATACGTTGGGAGCCCACGCTGGCCCTTCGCTCTCGTGGTATAGCTTAAGATCGTTCCGCAACTGTCGGCAGGTCTGGGTCAGGGGATGCCCAACAGTGCTGTGAGTATCAGGCTGGAGTTCGTAGATAACGACTGGGCTGGGTTCCCGAACGATGAGATCCGTGTAAATCGCGTTGCGAAGTTCACCTGGGAGTCGCAAGAACGGCGAGTCCTGTGTCATGATGGGGAGCATGCTGTCCAGAATCTGCTGTCCAGAGTGTGCGGTATGTGCGCTGGAAGTTTTGTAATATTGATGAGATGAACAAGTGTTATGTAGGCAATGCGGCGACCAAGGTCAGAACAGCGTGGAATGTTGTAGTGACCTATGTAGCCACGTTGGATGGTCAGCTGCTGAGGATCCCCGTTGTGGCTTTCCACTAGTGAACATGTCCTCCTTCATGTAGGTCGTCAGGGTCTCAATGTTTGCATTAGTAAATCACGCACCAATGGCACCCAATTGTGTCAGCAGTTGATGGATCTCATTTTCGAAATTCTGTCGAATCGTGATAAAGGGCGATGGCGCCGTCGCACTGATGGTTTTGTACACAGCACCATGCGCCACGCTATGCTCCTGGCAATCCACAAATGTGCACAAAGTCTGCCCGCTTCTAGTCCCGCTTCAAGTTATGCCTTCGTCTGTCCTTCGATCATTGGCGATTGTCGACTACGAGACTCTGGGGTCTCGGCATGGACGGCTTTGCTTCCCTTCTCGCGCCACGTGCTTACCGCAGGAATGTTAGCATACACGCGTTCCTCTTCGGTCTTGTACGCTCGGGGCGTCAGCTTGATCAAGGTGTGCAAGGGCACTTCCATCCATGGCGACTTGTCCTGCGGTAGTCCCATGAAGTAAGCGTAGATGCAGCGAAGGACGGCCTGATGTGTGATTATCAGAATGTTCTCTGAGCGCTCCAGCTCCATGATGATGGGCTCAAGGCGGATCACGACGTCTCGATAACTCTCGCCTCCGAGATAACGATAATTGTACTTGTCCTCGTCACGCGCCTTGAAGTCCTCGGGAAACTTTTGCTCGATCTCGGAATAGGTAAGTCCGTCACAAACTCCAGAATCCAGTTCATCAAGCGCTTTCCAGCTGAGCTTTTCGTATGGCAGGTATCGTGCCGTTTGGGCGGTTCGCTTTAAAGTCGATGTCCAGACGGTCAATGGTCGGTCACCCGCGGACTGCTTGACAAGTTCGGGCAATTTCTCGGCGTACATCTGTCCACGAGGTGACAGATCTGCGTCACCACCAATTTGACCTCCCAGGTTGTACATCGACTCTCCGTGCTGCACGAGAGGTCAGTATCTTTCCATCAACAGTACTTCTGACTGAAGGACTCACCCTGCTGATCCAGATCGATCTTGGCTTGATGTGGAGGTTCATCAAGTAGTAGACCACTCTTGACTGCAAGTAATCCTGCAGTCGGTTGATGATGACTTGCGAGCCCACGTCAATGATCTTGCAATATGTCATGTCTGCCTCGTCCTCATCCAGCGTCTCGTATACACGCTCGTACATCTTGATACGCTCTCTAAAGTCCTTCGCTGCCTCCTCTGGGTCTTGCCCTTCGTAGTCCGGACTTGTCGTCTTCACCTCCAGGATATTGCTCATGATGATGTCCTCATTGTCGCATTTGCTCTCTACAAACAAAGTCTCGATTCCCTCAGCATCGCATCGCTCTTTGATCCATCGTCGACGGGCTTTGGTGCTATTTGTTGCGTCCAGGATCGCGATGAGGTTCTCGGGATGCTTGAACCACCTCACCATGTCGGCGACTGCGGCCTCGGCAGCGGCCTTGCGTAGCCGCTCGCCCTCCTTGTTCGAAGTGTCGAAGAAGGATGCGTGAGGTTGCGGGGTTGCTGTGCGCCTGTAGTTGCCGACGTTGAAGCACTTGGCTGTGATGCTAAGCCAGCCAAGGTAACGAACGACTGAGGCGGTCA contains the following coding sequences:
- a CDS encoding DNA polymerase alpha-associated DNA helicase A encodes the protein MKATDIAAFAGSQLSLLDKELQAELEETQLLTSKNAPITLQRAGLALLNLALSSQRTGFGGRTLLELSLDPAVSSSGELPEHGLRVGDICAVAEQPKGAERRKEREGMEKRGAEGVVTRTHKSAITIALDKEDVDVPTGKLWLVKLANDVTHRRLAQTMQRLQRMQPSEHSTLTQVLFGQTSISPVSHSELEKEVQWVDAALNDSQKDAIRFALAAPEVALIHGPPGTGKTHTLIELILQLLKRKLRLLVCGPSNISVDNIVERLGPHKVPMIRLGHPARLLPAVMSHSMEVLSRTSDAAAIVTDIRSEMDAKQASIRKTRNGRERKAIYGELKELRKEYRQREGRVVSDLLRRSNVVLSTLHGAGSYQLKDQKFDVVIVDEASQALEAQCWIPVVHSGTSKLVLAGDHLQLPPTIKSQNIKADKKPLKSATAADVAKLTLNDRKATPGDSKRTKEDPVNLETTLFDRLLSLHGEKIKRMLTTQYRMHEKIMQYPSEALYDSKLLAADAVKARLLRDLPYEVQSTDVTSEPLVFWDTQGGDFPEKIEDDEGGSKGKSSLLAESKVNELEALIVQRQVSSLVNAGVKADDIAIVTPYNGQLALLSQMLKKRFAGIELGSVDGFQGREKEAIIVSLVRSNPEHEVGFLGEKRRLNVAMTRPKRHLCIVGDSETISKGSKFLQAWMAFLEENADLRYPDLSELSQGDE
- a CDS encoding Free methionine-R-sulfoxide reductase, coding for MVHADSSNFEAGVSKTAAYDQIIEQAEALFDCQRNWVSNTANAASLLWHCYHALPSPSNKVNWAGFYVADRATDQQLILGPFQGKVACQTIQFGKGVCGAAAASRTTQLVPDVEKFPGHIACDGDSKSEIVVPIVVKDKVAIIDIDCAIESGFDEEDRAKLEKLAAVLADACDW
- a CDS encoding Fructose-2,6-bisphosphatase; translated protein: MPSATPAPNGDGDANANGAGDQYRPNLNQLTPGEFMRPSVRTRATSNAKTNGVGVQVEETRICVVMVGLPARGKSLIAQKVVRYLGWLSITAKCFNVGNYRRTATPQPHASFFDTSNKEGERLRKAAAEAAVADMVRWFKHPENLIAILDATNSTKARRRWIKERCDAEGIETLFVESKCDNEDIIMSNILEVKTTSPDYEGQDPEEAAKDFRERIKMYERVYETLDEDEADMTYCKIIDVGSQVIINRLQDYLQSRVVYYLMNLHIKPRSIWISRHGESMYNLGGQIGGDADLSPRGQMYAEKLPELVKQSAGDRPLTVWTSTLKRTAQTARYLPYEKLSWKALDELDSGVCDGLTYSEIEQKFPEDFKARDEDKYNYRYLGGESYRDVVIRLEPIIMELERSENILIITHQAVLRCIYAYFMGLPQDKSPWMEVPLHTLIKLTPRAYKTEEERVYANIPAVSTWREKGSKAVHAETPESRSRQSPMIEGQTKA